The sequence TCGTAATCCGGCATGAGTGATTGTAATAATGTTTGCACTTTATTAGCCCCTTCACCATCTATAGAAACCAGACGTGCAATCCCGTACGTATCGAACGTGCTGTTAAAATAGGTATTGCGAAACACATTCCTTGAAGGATGATCAGAGCCTGAATCAGTAGAAGCAACAGATATTGCAAATGCATTGAAGAAGTTTTTATAGGAGGAATTTGGAGGCGTATTCAAAAAAGAATTCAAATCATTTGTTGCATCAACAATGTATTGAGTCAATTGCAGCGCTGTGTAACCCTCCGAGAGAAAAACAATGTTGATTCGTTTTTCGGTTGGTCCATTTTCTAACAATTGTTGAATCGATTCTTGAGAAACTGCAATGTGCAAGCATATAGCAAAAGAAAAAGCAATACAATTGGTACGGATGTTTTTGCAGATCATCGTTCACCTTTTAACCGAAGATCGGCAGTACCAATGTTAATTTTGTTGATGCGGTTAGTTGTTGAGGGAATGAAACGTGTTCGATAAAACTCAACTCGAGACATTTCCCATTTGTATGGAATTCTGATGGTGAATTCTACATCGTTTTGCCTTATATCTTTTGATAATAATCGACCAGGATTTTCTGGATCTTCATATTCAAGGTGCTGAATGGAGGGATCTTTTAGATTATTTTTAAATAACAGGGAACCATTTTGAGACAATACTTCGAAGAAAATCCCTGGTTGATCATTTTCCATATGCTTTTGTTTCAGAATCCCGGGCCGAACTGTTGTTTTCACTAATGTAACGGTTTCATTTTTCATGCGAAGTTGGAGAAAAACAATGCTGTCCTGAGGATATACTATGCCGGAACAGAATAAGAAAAGGCTTAGAATCAATATTCGTTTATTCATGTCGATCATTCTACGAAATTGCGAATCGAAACACAATCAGATTAACTCTTAAACACTGCTTTTCCAATCTCACATTCACTGCATCGTTCCGCAACGCAGTATTGTTTGTGCAATTGAATCAATCCCTGCTGTTGATGGGCAAACTTAAGGACTATTTTTTTCTTTACTAATTGACTATTCATTATCCGCAGAATGGAATTGTCTTCCAGTAAAGGAATTTCCAGTGCTAAGGCCAAGCAATGGTCAAAGAGAGATTCGTTTCCAAATATTTTCGAATATAAACAAACAAATGGAATGATAGTATTTACAATGATATCATGTCTTCTTGAGTCTCCGAGAACGGCATGTTTTTTATGAACAGGCTCGCCAAATGAGTAATGATAATTCCAAAACGGATTATTTCCTGTTTCAAAAAGACTTACAAGTTGTTCTATTTTAGATTGGGGTGATGAGAATTTTCCTTCCGTCAACGTAATGATCGATCGGAATAACGATTGATGAAGTAATTTTTGCACAAACCCGCTTGCTGCAGCAATTCTGATCGTTGGAAAATTAGAAGGACGAGTGGGCGAAAAATTCCAAACGGTTTGGTCAATCGGTACGAACGATAATTTTTTCGGCAATTCATTCCATGCCGCATGCAGCGTGTGAATGTGTACTTTGGAATCCTGATCGGTCATCTCATTCAGTTCAGGAAGCAGTCCAGAAGCTTTGAACAAAATTGCTTCAATATGAAGTGAGGATAATTCAATGGTTGCATCAATATTTTTTAATACAATCAACGAAATGGTCTCCGCAAGTCTTTTCATCGGTTTGCGGTTGTTCGAATATCCGAGACCGTCCAGTACTTCTTCATAGAGCAATTGCTCCCATGCGAGTCTCTGTTTAAAAAGTTGACGATCGACTGTCGAATCCGGAAGCGGTATCTCGTCAATGATGTCATGATAGGAAGAGTGTGGTTCACCGATGATCCTATTCTGGGAGATAATAATATCACAGAGTCGATCATGCAGACGGTGAACTTTTTTCTGTAGGCGTTCGCGATATAAAGTGCGGATCCAATCATTCAACAATGCCGGTGCGATAGAATCGTTTACAGACGCACATCTAATTTTATTTTTCTTGGAGGCATATTCCTCTCGTAATAGGTGATTCTCAATTGTCCCAATAGAAGAGGTTAAAAAAGATTCTAAAATAACAGAGGGAATATTACGCCCGCTAAGTGAAGGGGTTTCTCGTGCATTTCCGGATAAGACGACATGAAGTATAACGGAATTATAGTGCGGGTTATGCTGATGATTATGGAGATTCCAATCGCTGAATGTTCGATGAAATTCGATATCACCGGCGAATGTTGTGTTGCCGATTTCGATTCTAGCGTTGCGAAAGTCAGGACCGCTCTTTCTTGAAAGAATACCGGGGTCAAAAACACAAACGGCTTGCCCATCCGTCGTGACCAGCCGTGAGGAGTCAAATAATTGTTTTGCCCAGATATGTCGAAGTAGATCTTCGTGCATTGGCTACGGTGTTGAAAGGGTAGCGTTAACGCCCCCTACCGAAAATATCTTTGTCTGAAAAAATTTATTTCGTTGTTCAGTTTCAACGCTTCGCTTCGTGCCGCTTCGGAAAAATCTTTTCCATCGGATGCATACAAAATGCTTCGGCTGGCGTTGATCAGCACTCCGAAGCCGTCCTTCGTGCATCCGTACTGTATGACATCTTTAACACTTCCCCCCTGAGCACCAATACCCGGTACAAGAAAAGGAATCAACGGTGCAAGTTTCCTTACGGTGCGTATATCCTGAGCTTTTGTTGCTCCGACAACGAATCCCAGATTTTTTTTTGTAGTCCATTTCTGGGATATAGTAACAACTTCTTCAAATACCCTTTTTTTCCCCGTGTGCAAATATTGAAAATCGAATGCCCCCTGATTGGAAGTGAGTGCGAGAAGAAAGACTCCTTTTTTTTCATCCTCCAGGAATGGTTGAACGGAATCTTTTCCCATATATGGTGCTACGGTAACGGAGTCGAAATCCATGTTGTTCAGAATAGCATGTGCGTACTGCGACGATGTGTTTCCGATATCACCCCGTTTTGCATCGGCTATGGTAAGGATGGAGGAAGGGATCAACGCACGCGTCTTTTCAATAATTGACCATCCTTCTTTTCCTAACGATTCGTAGAAAGCAAAGTTGATTTTATAAGAACAGGCAATATCTTTTGTTGCTGCGATAATTTGTTTGTTGAATTCCAGGATGCCATTCTTTTTTGATTGAAGATGGGTCGGAATTTTCTTGATATCTGTGTCGAGTCCGACACACAAAAGAGAATTAGTTTTTTGTTGAATGGAAAGGAGTCGCTGGGAAAAATTCATAATGTGCTTTCAATATTATTTCGGATTGATTTGTAGGAGCCACCTGATTGTAAAAAATCTACTCTTCTTTTTTTGGAGCTCCGTAGGAGCGATCTGTTTATTTGAAATTCGTACAAATAATGTTAACCGTTTGTCACCCCGAATGATTTTTTTGATTCTATATGCCAATATAATAACAAATGGCTCTTGAAGAGCCATTTGATAAAAAGAAATTATTGTTTTAACAGGTAAAGACTGGGTTAGATTTTTTTGTTCTCCATTTCTAATGTAAATAATCCTTTAACCAGTCAAAAATGGTATTGTGCCACATTTCAGAATTCTGTGGTTTTAATACCCAGTGTCCTTCATCCGGGAAATAGAGTAGTTTGGAGGGAACCCCTTTGCGTTGTAGAGTGGTGAATAAAGCAAGTCCTTCTCCCACCGGTACTCGAAAATCCAGTTCGTTATGAATAATAAGCGTCGGTGTTTTGAAACTCTGTGCATACTTGTGCGGTGAGAATTTGTCATAATCTGGCGTTTCCCAGGGAATACCATGCTCCCACTCGTCGAACCACGTCTCTTCCGTAACGCCATACATGGAATAAAAATTAAACACGCCATCGTGACAAACCAATGTTTTAAATTTATCGCTGTGTCCGTTGATCCAATTCATCATATAACCACCGTAGCTTGCGCCGGCGGCTGCCATTTTTGTGACATCAATATATGGCTGTGTTTCCATATAAGCGACACCGTTCATTACATCGGTATAGACTTTTCCACCCCAATCGTGTGAAATCTCATCAGTGAACTGCTGGCCAAATCCGGTAGAGCCGCGCGGATTGGGAAGAGCGATAACATATCCCTGCGCTGCCCATAATTGCTGGTTCCATCGATACGACCAGCTGTTGCCAAATGCTCCCTGCGGCCCGCCGTGTACCCAATACACGAGAGGATATTTTTTCTTTGAATCGAAAAACGGAGGTTTGACGATCCACATCTGCACCTTTGTTCCATTCGCGCCATCGAACCAGACATATTCTGGATCGGAGAACTCGATATGAGAAAACAAGGCATCATTCACATGCGTCAATTGTTTTGCATTGCTACCGTTGCTGTTTGCTGTCCAAATTTCGACAGGCCGGGACATTGTTTGATGGGCAAATACAATTGACTTACCATCCGCAGAAATGTTCACATCGGAATTGTTTGCGTTATCGAATACTTTTTTTACCACTCCGTCAATAGTGATTGACCAGAGAGGAGTATTTGCTTTCTCTTCAGCAGAAGTGTAGATCGACTTGCTATCACTGGCCCAGCAGAAGGCATCGATATTTGTATCAAAATTAGGAGAGAGATTTTTTGTTATCCCGGTTGCTCTATCATATAGCATTAATTGCCATCGATCAGCTTCAAATCCTGCTCGTGACTGTGCCCGGTATGCAATATACTTTCCATTTGGCGAATATTGCGGGTACACGTCAGCAGCGGTATTGGCCGTGATCTGTTTTCGTTCGCCGGTTTGAAGATTCACTGTAAGAATGTCGTGATTGGTGCTCCATGATTCTTCTCGGACGGGAACAGGAGTAGCTGTGATTGCAATTTCTTTTCCATCAGGCGAAAATGAAAAATCATCTCCTGTGGAAAACGTTGAAGAGGTCGGCGTAGCATCGCGCTCACCCGGAGTTGCGTTGTGGGGATTTGTTCCATCGGCATTCACAACAAAGATATGCTGGCGTTTATCGTCCACCCAGCTGTCCCAATGCCGATATAATAGTTTTGTCATCACACGGGCTTTCATCTTGCTGTTGTCTCGGCCATCCTGCTTTTGTTTGTTTAATGCATCTGCTTCAGTATATAGTTTGTCAGAAAATTCCGGAAAAACCGCTGAGACAAAACCGAGTTTCTTACCGTCAGCAGACCAAATAGCACTGCTTGCTTCAGTCGAGATGGTAGTGATCTGTTTTGTTTCACCACTAGCAATATTGATAGTGTAAATCTGCATTGAGCCGTCGCGATTGGATTCGAATGCGATTGATTTTCCGTCCGGAGACCAGCGGGGATGTCGGTCTGCTTTTGGAGAATTCGTCAATTGTTTTGCATCGCCTCCAACAACAGAAATAAGCCAAATATCAGAGTTTGTTCTGTTCGCCGCTTTGTCAACCACACTAACA is a genomic window of Bacteroidota bacterium containing:
- a CDS encoding DUF2851 family protein, which translates into the protein MHEDLLRHIWAKQLFDSSRLVTTDGQAVCVFDPGILSRKSGPDFRNARIEIGNTTFAGDIEFHRTFSDWNLHNHQHNPHYNSVILHVVLSGNARETPSLSGRNIPSVILESFLTSSIGTIENHLLREEYASKKNKIRCASVNDSIAPALLNDWIRTLYRERLQKKVHRLHDRLCDIIISQNRIIGEPHSSYHDIIDEIPLPDSTVDRQLFKQRLAWEQLLYEEVLDGLGYSNNRKPMKRLAETISLIVLKNIDATIELSSLHIEAILFKASGLLPELNEMTDQDSKVHIHTLHAAWNELPKKLSFVPIDQTVWNFSPTRPSNFPTIRIAAASGFVQKLLHQSLFRSIITLTEGKFSSPQSKIEQLVSLFETGNNPFWNYHYSFGEPVHKKHAVLGDSRRHDIIVNTIIPFVCLYSKIFGNESLFDHCLALALEIPLLEDNSILRIMNSQLVKKKIVLKFAHQQQGLIQLHKQYCVAERCSECEIGKAVFKS
- the pyrF gene encoding orotidine-5'-phosphate decarboxylase gives rise to the protein MNFSQRLLSIQQKTNSLLCVGLDTDIKKIPTHLQSKKNGILEFNKQIIAATKDIACSYKINFAFYESLGKEGWSIIEKTRALIPSSILTIADAKRGDIGNTSSQYAHAILNNMDFDSVTVAPYMGKDSVQPFLEDEKKGVFLLALTSNQGAFDFQYLHTGKKRVFEEVVTISQKWTTKKNLGFVVGATKAQDIRTVRKLAPLIPFLVPGIGAQGGSVKDVIQYGCTKDGFGVLINASRSILYASDGKDFSEAARSEALKLNNEINFFRQRYFR
- a CDS encoding S9 family peptidase, which produces MKQFFIVLLLATCSILFLQSQTRRPLQLEDMFTIKRVSDPQLSPDGKTVAYVVSVVDKAANRTNSDIWLISVVGGDAKQLTNSPKADRHPRWSPDGKSIAFESNRDGSMQIYTINIASGETKQITTISTEASSAIWSADGKKLGFVSAVFPEFSDKLYTEADALNKQKQDGRDNSKMKARVMTKLLYRHWDSWVDDKRQHIFVVNADGTNPHNATPGERDATPTSSTFSTGDDFSFSPDGKEIAITATPVPVREESWSTNHDILTVNLQTGERKQITANTAADVYPQYSPNGKYIAYRAQSRAGFEADRWQLMLYDRATGITKNLSPNFDTNIDAFCWASDSKSIYTSAEEKANTPLWSITIDGVVKKVFDNANNSDVNISADGKSIVFAHQTMSRPVEIWTANSNGSNAKQLTHVNDALFSHIEFSDPEYVWFDGANGTKVQMWIVKPPFFDSKKKYPLVYWVHGGPQGAFGNSWSYRWNQQLWAAQGYVIALPNPRGSTGFGQQFTDEISHDWGGKVYTDVMNGVAYMETQPYIDVTKMAAAGASYGGYMMNWINGHSDKFKTLVCHDGVFNFYSMYGVTEETWFDEWEHGIPWETPDYDKFSPHKYAQSFKTPTLIIHNELDFRVPVGEGLALFTTLQRKGVPSKLLYFPDEGHWVLKPQNSEMWHNTIFDWLKDYLH